GCCGGTCCTTTAATGACATGCCCGTCAGAGGTGGAATATTCCGAGCCGCAGCATGGGCATACTAAATTCGCGCCGGATTGTGTGGGAAGTTTGACAGAACACCCCTCAAAAGTACAAGCTGTATTCAAAATAAGAAAATCAAGAGCGGCTGTCCGGATAATGAACACCGGTACGCCGCCATTGCTGTCGCCGAGCTTCTTTTTCACTATCCCGCCGACAGCGGAAAGAGCCGGCTCGGACGATGTATCGAATTCGACGATTGTACCGGCGCTCTTCAAGGTGGTTGATTCGCACCCCCCCAATAACGCCTGAAACATGGCGCCGCAGGCGGTCAATCCCAGGAGAGCGGCCCCGTCGGCCAGAATTTTGCGCCTCTTTCTGCTTTTCGGTTCATCTTCCATGTCATTATTCCCTTTATAGTGATTATTCAATAAAACAGGTGCAACTGCACAGCATACCGGCTGGATTTATATTGCTCCGTATCCACCAGGCGGTATTCCGGCCGCAGCTCTACATACGGGATGGGAAATATCTGCGCCCCGAACACTACTCTGTTGGTATATACCTCAGCCGCACTGATATCCGGGCTGAACCTGGAAATTCCCCGCTCTCCCCTGACGTAAAGGAGAAGAGGTTTGGTCACTCTACAGGAGACATCCACCACACCGTTATGGGTTCTCCGCATACCCTTTTTGTCCGATCGGGCGTACTCGCTGATAAGAGAGACCCGTTTGGCCAGTCCGGCGCTGGCAAAGATACTGATCAGGTTGAAATCACCGTTCACCAGAACCGAGCTCCCGGCCAAAAGGTTAACATTCCTGTCCATTGCCCGATGGCGGAATTCCAGTCTTCCCAGAAAAGAAGGGTTATTTCGGTCCGTGATAAGAGAAATTTCTTTCCCGGTTCTGTCCAGTATACGGTTTTCGGCGAGACTGCGAGCTCCAAAGACGCCGGTAGTCACTGTCAGCCAGTCCATGCCGTTATAGTTGAACTCGGCGCCATATTCGGCGTAGCTGGGCGGAATGAGGGATGACCCGTTGGCGCCTGCTGTCTGACGGGTGATGATGGTATGGTCGTCATACCGTATGCCGATGGATGGCTGGAAATAGCCTGCTCGAAGCTGGGTGTAGGAGTTTTCCGGCTGTAATATGAGTGAGCCGGTCCATTTCTGCTGGCCTAAAAATTTTTTCGGGCCGAAATTGTAGGACCCCTCTGCTTTCAGACAGGGAGACACTTTAAACGTGGAATACATTGAGAACTGCATGGGGAAGTATCGCCTTTTCGCGTCAGACGACTTCGGGGTTCGGGTTGTCTGATACCGCATGTCCGTTCCAAAAGAAAATCTATCACCCAAAAACTGGTTTGTCTCCCTGTCATGACGATAGATGCTCCCCAAACCGACTTTCCCCGGCTTGAGCAGCCCCGCTTCGTGCATCTCATAAAATCCGCGTGTGGTTCTCAGCCCGGATCCGAGAGCATTCACATGGCATGCAATGCATTTTTCACCGTTTATCATGGCAAATTGTGGAAGGGAAACTGCCGGTTCAACAGAAACTACCGCTGCCAGCACCAAGAGCAGCATGAGTATTCCTGCCGACTGGTATGCCATGTACATCGGATTTTGATCACCCCGGAAATTGTCATTTTCACGTGAGCTTTTCATGGCTGGTTCCTCGCAGAATGGGTAAATAAGGTTTGTTTTTTAAAAGTTTATGAAAATTAATTTTTCGCTTAGATCCTGAAACAAGTTCAGGATGACACGTGTCATGCCGAACTTGTTTCGGCATCTATTCTCTCCCAGATTACCGTGAACGGATGGTTTTCCCCGGCGCAGCTCCGGTGTGTTTACCTCCTTCGACCACTACCTCGCCATTCACTATCACCCATGAAATTCCAACCGGAAACTGGCGGGGATTATCATAGTCAGCGGTGTCAATGATCGTGTCCGGGTTAAAAATGACCAGATCGGCGTCATATCCCTCAGCGATGACACCCTTGGATTTCAACCGCAGCTTCTCGGCAGGGAGAGAGGTCATTTTACGGATCGCATCTTCCAGACTCAGCAGCCGTTTTTCCCGTACATACCTTCCAAGAATGCGCGGGAAACTGCCATATACCCGGGGATGCGGCTGGGAGCCGCCGAGAATGCCGTCGGAGATAAAATTCACTGCCGGATGACTCATGATGGTCATGACATCCCGCTCATCCATGCAGAACATGACCATGAGAGCTGCTCCCTGCTCTTCTACAATGATGTCCAAAACCGCATCGGCAGGATCATCAAGGCCGCGCATACGGCTGATTACCGTAATGCTTTTTCCGACAAACCGCTGGTTCGCTTCGCTTTCTACCGAAGAAACATAAAGGCTGTCCCATCCGGTGGTGAGCGCCCAGTTTTCCCAGTCGGTTCGCGTGTACATATCCTTTTTTACTATCTCCCGGTTCTCCCGCAGGACACGGATAAGAGCATCCGGACCATCGGCGTGGTACCAGGGCGGAACAATGGCGGAAAGAACCGTACTGGCGGCAGTGTAGGGATACTGTTCAAGGCTCACCTCGATTCCCTGACTGCGGGCTTCATCCACTTTCTCAAGCGCCTTTTCCACACCTCCCCAGTTCTTTTTCCCCTGTATTTTGAAATGGGTGATGATAACCGGGATGCCCGACCTTCTGCCGATTTCCAGGGCTTCATCCATCGCCGGAAAGAGTCCGTCTCCTTCACTCCGAAGGTGAATATTATATACTCCGCCGTATCGATTCACCGCCTGGGCGATGCATGAAATTTCATCGGTGGTCTGGTACTGGTTGGGCGGATAGATTAGCCCGGAAGAGATTCCGCGCGCCCCTTCATCCATGGCCTGGAGGGCAATTTCGCGCATCTTGTTAATTTCGGAAGATGTCGCTTTCCGATCGGTCATTCCCATGACCTGGAAGCGTATGGCCCCAAGTCCAACATAAGAGGATATATTCAGTGATGGTTTCACTGCATCTACCGCATCGAGGTGGTCGGCAAAGCTACGCCATTTCCATTCCACATCCGGATTGCCGTTTACGCCTGCAAGATACTTCCTCCAGACGTAAATGTCTTTTTCAGCGATGGGCGCCAATGAAAAACCATCCAAACCGATATTTTCAGTGGTTACTCCCTGCATCACCTTTGCTTCCGCGCGGGGATGAACAAAAATAGAAAGATCTGAATGGCTGTGGCCGTCGATGAAACCGGGCGACACCACCTCCTGCTTCGCGTCTATTATTTTCCGGGCCTTGGCGTTGTTGAGCCTGCCTAGCGCGGAAATCTTTCCGCCTGAAATCGCCAGGTCGCTGTGAAACCAGGGATTACCCCTGCCGCTGATAATTCTCCCGTTTACGATCAGAATATCGTACATTCGAGAAACGCAGCCTTTCTCATTTATTTGCAATACAAAACTTCTTTGATCTTTACTTAGTGAAGTCCCGCAAAAGGGGACTTTAAAACAAATAAAAATTCAAAGAAATGTATAACATTTATCCTGCGAAATACAGTAAAAAAATGCCATATGAAATCATATGGCAAACAATTCCCTGGGGTGGATGGCTGAGGCAGGTTAGAACCTGCCGCATAGCAGAACCAGCCCTATTATAGCCTTTTAGTTAGGTGATAGAAATCTCTTTTTTAGCTTTATATGCTTTCCATTCAGTCTTGCCATCACAGTAAGCCCATTGATCCAGCTTCAAATTTCTTAAGAATTTGTCTACCTCATCTAAAAGCCCATGTGCAGCGGCGTAATTGATATGTTCTGCAAGCCTGACCATTTTTGCTAATGTCGGAGTATCCCACCATGCCGCAAGTATCAAAGGCAACGCAGGTTCCCATCCACCGGAGCTCTTCTGTTTACGATCTGGGAGCATTTGCCAAAGCTCATTCCAATAAGTAGGCATCGGGCAAACACGCCCCTCAGATTTGACATATTCGATTAGTGAATTTAGTTTATCGCTCATAAAATAGTATTTTATAATATCCCACTTATCACAATATTCTTCGTATTTGTTTTTCTGGATACTTATTCATAACTTTATATAATACAGCTGGTTAACGATTTATAACACCAAGTTTTCTTGCGGGGGTCTCCGCTGCTTCTTACGCATTTGTCTCGAAACTAATTGATACAGCGTTGGTTATGGACAACTATGGAGACGGGATATATTTGCAATACAAATTATTTTGAACTCATAAAAATTACCATTGCTTTTCCGTTATGGTTCTCAATAATTTTTATAGCTTGAGTGGTTGAGAATGTATGCATATAAGCATGATGAACGGTTAACACCAAATCTTGAAGAACACTATCATCCTCTAAGCTCACAACCTTAAGACCAAATTTTTGGAGATCTGATATCGGAATTTGTCGATTATGGGATAAAGTGCCTTTATGGCTGGATAAAGCAGATACAATTTTGCATGCAATTTCTTCAGGCTTAGCATTACCATTAAACATGCCCGTTGTTAACCATTTTGTCACGATGCTTTGAGACCACTCAATCGCCTTTTCACAATCACCGATAAAAGTAGGATGATACTTTGATATAATTTCTCGCCATATCGGTATAGTACTTGGATCGCTCTTCACTTCTTTAATTGCTTTTTCAAATTCTTCCCTAACGCCTTCCGCTGAAATACCATTGAACTGCGGATCAATAGGGCCCATAAAAGAATGTTTCCCCATGACAATTTCTTTACATGAGCAAGCCAGCATGGTGCCAGCCGACATTGCCAGTTGAGGAATAAAAGCCCTGACATCCGTACCAAACATTTTTCTCAAGTAGTCAACAAGTGATTCAACGGAAGCTAAATTACCCCCGGGAGTATGCAAAATTAAGTCCAAGCCCTTGGTACGATCCAATTGGTGAATAGTTGTCATGAATCCATTCATATCATTATCATCTATCATAGCACTTGCGTGGTTGGGTTTCTGGAGCCAACCTGAATAATAAACGATAACATTTCTTTTTGTATAATTAGATAAATCGGCAAGAAACCTTCTACGTACTCTATCCTGCGGGCTAAGACCTGCTTCTTTTTGCAGTTCGATTAGAACTTCATTCCAATTTGGCAATATGAATCCTTTCGGGAGGGACAGTGCTATTGGCGTACATTATATGATCCACTTGATACAAGGAACACTTCTTTATTTGTTTAGTAAAAGTATATGGATCACGATATTCGGGCAAATCGTTTTCTGAAATGCCGAGCTTTTTAAACTCTTCTTGTATCTGATTTTGTTCCATCGGATTGCCTCCTTTATAAGAAATTATACAATATTCTATTAAAAAAATCCAGCTTTATCATTTGCAAGTTACGAGGCTACTTTCTCATACAGATACTTCTGAAAATCAATAAAGGTAGCGCGAATATTATCAACCCCGCCAAGTATTTCTTCTGCATCGCGGATCGCCTGATATTTCAACGTCAAAAGGTCGGGTAGTTTTTCCTGATCAAGCTCTTCCACTCCGGATTCGATGTATTTAGAGAGCACGAACTCCAGAAACTTCTTTTGCTTATTGTCCAGCCCTCGAAAAATCTTCGCCTGTGCTTGCGCAACCCGCATTTCCCGCGTTATTGGCTTTATATGCTCAAAACAAAAAATGGGGTGGAAGACCGGGTTTGAACCGGCGGCCTCCAGGGCCACAACCTGGCGCTCTAACCAAACTGAGCTACATCCACCACACATAATTTATAATATAGATTACGGCCTTCTTAAAGTCAAGCCCGGACAGCTATACATGATATACAATGGTCTGTCCAACGCTCTGAGGTACAAAAATATTGTTCAACTGCTGGATGGCCAGATCCACTATTGCCTGCCCGTTTTTGATGCACATGATCCCGTGGCCGGGGAACAATCCCTCGACCGCCAGATTTTTTAATTTCGGGAGTCCGGCCTGATACCATTCCATGCTGGACATGGGATAGTTCAAAAGCCCTATTACCCCGCCATAATAAAATGTATCTCCGTTGAACAGGCACCGCCGACCGTCCAAATCCATGAGATAGCACATCGAATCATGTGAATGCCCGATGACATTGATAGCTTTGATGTGAATGCCGCCGATGGAAAACTCTTCGTTGTCTTCGATTCCGCGATCCACCGGGCAATGGATATAGACATAGTCCTTGGCATACATGCCATGAGCTTTGGCATATATCACCCCCAATTCTTCATCGGTTCCCTTTTCAAGCAGGTGCCTCCCGGTGTTATCGCTGATCCAAACCTTGCAGCCGAGAAGGTCTTTCAATGCTTTAGCCCCCCGGGCATGATCGGTGTGATGGTGCGTGATCAGAATGTGGCTGATATTTTTGGCGTCGAAACCTTCTGCGGATATATTGCGAATAAGACCCCCGGTGTCATATCCGTTCCCGGCGTCGATGAGAAATAATCCTGATGGACCCTTGATAAGAAACACGTGGCAATCGTAGCCATCGGTCAGCCCCTCGGGGGTGCCGCCTACGAGATACAGTGAAGGGGTGATGCGCATGCTCATCTCCTGTTTACGGGTGATTCATGAAATGAAGGAAATATATATGACGACATAAATAATTGCTCATGTTTTGAGTGTTTAGATCCTGAAACGAGTTCAGGATGACACATGTCATGCCGAACTTGTTGCCGCTTCGCGGGAACGATGAAACCGTTGCCGTTTCTCGGGAACGATGAAACCGTTTCGGCATCTATTCTGCGCTGTCCGTTTTCTCCCAGAAATCAAGCTGCAGGTATTGTTCGAAAGAAAGTTTCAGTTCCTCTCCCAGAAGGCTGATATTCATGGTAGCAGCTAAAAGCTCGATAGTATTGCCGGGTTTGATACCCTTCCTGAGATTTTCTATGCTGTTTTGGATTTCCGCCTTGAATTCTTTGACAGTAATATCCTCAATTTCCGCGATTCTGTCTCTCTGGCTCATCTGGCGATCCTTCCGTGATCAGGTATGTAGGCACCTATTAATTTATATCGTTGAACATAAATGAGCAAACAGATTTTACAGAACTTTGTAGAAGCTTAATGTAATGCTTGAAGATAGTGCCGAACTTGGTTCGGCATCTGTCAGTTAAAAGGTTTTATAGCTCGTGAAAAAATATTTGAATTACTTTTCCTGTATTTTTGGTCCTCCGACGATATTATTTTTGCTTTTACCTCTTTTAAACTGTATTTTTTATATATACTTTGAAAATCCGGGCAAGAGTATCTTTACAAGGAGGTTGGATGAAAGCAGTTATTCTGGCGGCCGGCAAAGGCACGCGGATGAAAGAGATCACGAAAGAAATACCGAAACCCATGGTGCTGATACATGGCAAGCCCATGCTTGAACATATCATCGATTTCATTATGAGTGCGGGAATAACTGATTTCGGCATTGTTGTCGGGTACAAACAATCGGTAGTACAGGATTATTTCGGGGATGGCTCTTCGCGGGGCATTTCCATCACTTATATAGAACAGGACGTACAGAACGGAACCGGGGCGGCTCTTCATCTTGCCAGGAATTATGCCGGGGCAGAACCGTTTTTCTTTACTTTCGGCGATGTCATCACACCACGGGAAAACTATATTGGCATGATTGAATATTTTTACCGTTTCTCATGCTATTGTCTTCTCGGTTTGAACAAGGTTGATGACCCTTACCGTGGAGCAGCGGTCTATATCGATGAAAACTGTACCATTAACCGCATGGTGGAAAAACCTCCCCTGGGAACATCTACTACCGATCTTACCAACGCAGGCATCATGATTCTGGGAAAAGATATTTTTAAATATACTTCCCGTCTGTGCCTTTCGCCCCGCAGGGAATATGAGCTTACAGACATTTTCGGGATGATTACTGCCGATGGAAATATATTGAAGGGATATATTCTTTCGGGATACTGGAAAGATGTGGGGACAGCGATGGATTTGGAAGCGGCGAATACTCTCCTTTCGTGATCCCTCATTGCTTTACCGATGAATATGGTGTATGTAATGCGGCGACATCAGATTGCAGATGAATTCAGCAGCCGATTTGGGCATGCTCCGGAGTATTACGTCCAGGCGCCGGGGAGAGTTAATCTCATCGGGGAGCATACCGATTACAACGGTTTCCCGGTCATACCCATTTCTATCCCTTTTACCATTAATGCCGCGGTTTCTGCACGGCGTGACAACAGAATATCCATCGCCAACCTGGAGAGCAGCTATGCTCCTTCCGCGTTTGACATAGAAAAAGAAATTCCGCCTTCACCTTCCGGACACTGGGCAAACTATGTCAAAGCCGCCGTTTCCCAACTGGCAACTGAAGTACGCTCTAATCTTCACGGTATGGACGCTCTTTTTGAAGGCAACATCCCGGCATCAGCGGGGCTTTCATCCTCTTCGGCGCTGGTTATCGCTTCCGCGCTCTCCCTGCTTGCGGCAAATTCTCTAAAACTGCCTGCCATTGAACTGGCTGAAATGATGGCTGAAGGTGAAAGGTATGTGGGTACCCAGGGGGGAGGAATGGATCAGGCTATCTGCCTTCTGGGCCAGGAGGGAAAGTCGGTAAAAATTGATTTTTTTCCCCTGCGCTGTTCCTATTTCCCTTTCCCCGGCGATTATTCTATAATCGTGGCCCACTCGCTTATTCGAGCGGCAAAAACTGAAAATGCCCTGGTAAAATACAATCGCCGCCCGGCGGAATGCCGACTGGCTGCTGCCATGATTAACAGCCTGTATCCGGTAAATCCTCTCATGAAGAGACTGGGAGACCTTCCCCGTCAGGAATTTTATACCGGATTTAAAAACATCGAGGATTTTATTGAAGCGACCTTCCCCTGCCAGTCATATTCTCTAAAAACTATCGCACATGTGACCGGCGACACAACGGAATTCCTTACCATGAAATATCTTCTTACCAGAAACGGTATCCCTATGCCGGAGCCGGAAGATGGTTTTCACATCCGGCAGCGAGTGCTCCATATTCTGACTGAAGCCGACCGTGTGGAAATGAGCTGCGAAGCCCTCCGGAACCGCAACACCGATTTATTCGGGCGTCTTATGAATGAATCGCACGTAAGCTGCGATGTACATTACGGCATATCCACTCCGGAACTCAACGCCCTTGTTTCCATCATGCGCGATGCAGGGGCTTTAGGCGCCCGTCTGACCGGAGCAGGTTTTGGAGGATGCGCCATTGCTCTGGCCGATGACAGCGATATCTTAAAAATCATGGAAGCGGTGCAGGAATTATACTACGGAAAGTACCTTACGGATACCCGCCCCGAACTCGCAAAGGGAAAAAGCGGAGAAGATATAGTATTTTCTGCCAAACCGTCCCGGGGCGCGTCAGTACAACCTCTCTGAAAAGATCGGTAAAAACGCATGGAAAAAACCATCGGGTTCAGCGACAGAGACAAAAAAACGGTAAAGGAATTTTCCGATCTGTTGTGCAGGCTCGGTTTCAAACCGGAAATATTCATTCCCTTCCCGATTATCCGCAGTGCTCTAGGTGATTCAGCTCAAAGCCAGTGCGCCGGTTCCGACAGGGCTTTGCCGGAAGTCAACAAGAACAGCCATGCCTATCCGACTCTCGGTGAAATCGAACGGAAACATATTTTCCATACACTCACATTATGCGACGGCGAGTGCAAAACCGCTTCCAAACTCTTGGGGATAAACCGGTCGACATTGTATCGCAAGATGAAGAAATACGGGATTGAAAAGGAAAAGTAAGAGAAGAATCCAGGAGTATGGTTCAGACAGTCTTCCTTCCTTTATTCCTTTGTGTTTTCTCTTACCTAACCTGAGCGATTTTGTACTTGAAAAAGAGCACCCTCCGGGTTATGGCTTGTTGTTGATATCTGTCACGATATCCCTTTCATTAACAACAACATAACTCGTGATGGTGTCCTTTTTCAAGTATAAAATCGCTCAAATTAGGTCGGAATGAAATAATCAAATGTTGTGAAGTTAACATAAAAGGGTGTAAACTATACTTACACCCTTTCCTCTGCTTCAACGGTGATAAACCTTGCTATGTCCCTGTCGCAATATTATTTCCTCACGAATGGGGGACGTCTCGACTGTTCGTGATTCTTACTCTTTACCCAATAAGTAGTACAGGCTCGGCACGACAATCATATTCAATACTGTGGAACTGAAGAGACCCCCCAGGATGACAATTGCCATGGGAGTTTCGATTTCCTTTCCCGGCGCACCGCCGCCCAGGGCCAAGGGAATAAGTGCGAGGCCCGTGGATAGGGCGGTCATGAGAATGGGGCTCAGCCGCTCCATGGAACCTTGCATTATCGCTTTCTTAAACGGTAATCCCTCGCTGATGAGCGTCCGATAATGGGTTATCATCATGATGCCATTCCGGGTGGCAATACCGAAGAGAGCAATGAATCCAACAATTGAAGCTACGCTGATGATTCCGTTACCAAAAAAGACCGCCCAAATACCACCGACAAATGCAAATGGCAGACTCGTAAGAATGAAAAGAGCAGATCTGATATCCTTGAAATGGAAATACAGTATCAA
This region of Candidatus Latescibacter sp. genomic DNA includes:
- a CDS encoding Rieske 2Fe-2S domain-containing protein, yielding MEDEPKSRKRRKILADGAALLGLTACGAMFQALLGGCESTTLKSAGTIVEFDTSSEPALSAVGGIVKKKLGDSNGGVPVFIIRTAALDFLILNTACTFEGCSVKLPTQSGANLVCPCCGSEYSTSDGHVIKGPAPASFRKFASSYDNTTKVLNITF
- a CDS encoding D-aminoacylase is translated as MYDILIVNGRIISGRGNPWFHSDLAISGGKISALGRLNNAKARKIIDAKQEVVSPGFIDGHSHSDLSIFVHPRAEAKVMQGVTTENIGLDGFSLAPIAEKDIYVWRKYLAGVNGNPDVEWKWRSFADHLDAVDAVKPSLNISSYVGLGAIRFQVMGMTDRKATSSEINKMREIALQAMDEGARGISSGLIYPPNQYQTTDEISCIAQAVNRYGGVYNIHLRSEGDGLFPAMDEALEIGRRSGIPVIITHFKIQGKKNWGGVEKALEKVDEARSQGIEVSLEQYPYTAASTVLSAIVPPWYHADGPDALIRVLRENREIVKKDMYTRTDWENWALTTGWDSLYVSSVESEANQRFVGKSITVISRMRGLDDPADAVLDIIVEEQGAALMVMFCMDERDVMTIMSHPAVNFISDGILGGSQPHPRVYGSFPRILGRYVREKRLLSLEDAIRKMTSLPAEKLRLKSKGVIAEGYDADLVIFNPDTIIDTADYDNPRQFPVGISWVIVNGEVVVEGGKHTGAAPGKTIRSR
- a CDS encoding S49 family peptidase, translated to MPNWNEVLIELQKEAGLSPQDRVRRRFLADLSNYTKRNVIVYYSGWLQKPNHASAMIDDNDMNGFMTTIHQLDRTKGLDLILHTPGGNLASVESLVDYLRKMFGTDVRAFIPQLAMSAGTMLACSCKEIVMGKHSFMGPIDPQFNGISAEGVREEFEKAIKEVKSDPSTIPIWREIISKYHPTFIGDCEKAIEWSQSIVTKWLTTGMFNGNAKPEEIACKIVSALSSHKGTLSHNRQIPISDLQKFGLKVVSLEDDSVLQDLVLTVHHAYMHTFSTTQAIKIIENHNGKAMVIFMSSK
- a CDS encoding type I restriction-modification enzyme R subunit C-terminal domain-containing protein, whose protein sequence is MALEAAGSNPVFHPIFCFEHIKPITREMRVAQAQAKIFRGLDNKQKKFLEFVLSKYIESGVEELDQEKLPDLLTLKYQAIRDAEEILGGVDNIRATFIDFQKYLYEKVAS
- a CDS encoding MBL fold metallo-hydrolase; translated protein: MRITPSLYLVGGTPEGLTDGYDCHVFLIKGPSGLFLIDAGNGYDTGGLIRNISAEGFDAKNISHILITHHHTDHARGAKALKDLLGCKVWISDNTGRHLLEKGTDEELGVIYAKAHGMYAKDYVYIHCPVDRGIEDNEEFSIGGIHIKAINVIGHSHDSMCYLMDLDGRRCLFNGDTFYYGGVIGLLNYPMSSMEWYQAGLPKLKNLAVEGLFPGHGIMCIKNGQAIVDLAIQQLNNIFVPQSVGQTIVYHV
- a CDS encoding nucleotidyltransferase family protein, which gives rise to MKAVILAAGKGTRMKEITKEIPKPMVLIHGKPMLEHIIDFIMSAGITDFGIVVGYKQSVVQDYFGDGSSRGISITYIEQDVQNGTGAALHLARNYAGAEPFFFTFGDVITPRENYIGMIEYFYRFSCYCLLGLNKVDDPYRGAAVYIDENCTINRMVEKPPLGTSTTDLTNAGIMILGKDIFKYTSRLCLSPRREYELTDIFGMITADGNILKGYILSGYWKDVGTAMDLEAANTLLS
- the galK gene encoding galactokinase; amino-acid sequence: MRRHQIADEFSSRFGHAPEYYVQAPGRVNLIGEHTDYNGFPVIPISIPFTINAAVSARRDNRISIANLESSYAPSAFDIEKEIPPSPSGHWANYVKAAVSQLATEVRSNLHGMDALFEGNIPASAGLSSSSALVIASALSLLAANSLKLPAIELAEMMAEGERYVGTQGGGMDQAICLLGQEGKSVKIDFFPLRCSYFPFPGDYSIIVAHSLIRAAKTENALVKYNRRPAECRLAAAMINSLYPVNPLMKRLGDLPRQEFYTGFKNIEDFIEATFPCQSYSLKTIAHVTGDTTEFLTMKYLLTRNGIPMPEPEDGFHIRQRVLHILTEADRVEMSCEALRNRNTDLFGRLMNESHVSCDVHYGISTPELNALVSIMRDAGALGARLTGAGFGGCAIALADDSDILKIMEAVQELYYGKYLTDTRPELAKGKSGEDIVFSAKPSRGASVQPL
- a CDS encoding helix-turn-helix domain-containing protein is translated as MEKTIGFSDRDKKTVKEFSDLLCRLGFKPEIFIPFPIIRSALGDSAQSQCAGSDRALPEVNKNSHAYPTLGEIERKHIFHTLTLCDGECKTASKLLGINRSTLYRKMKKYGIEKEK